In a genomic window of Sulfurisphaera tokodaii str. 7:
- a CDS encoding PaREP1 family protein: MEVTKPWIDDKKYKQDRLIEAKYEAELARRFLEDGLFRNAAGKAFQAWKALLASLSVDYIQELSKYFKGKRKMRDGRVVNYVEWIIALMPTSKMSNVAQILDNLLGNNIEAYTDIAIKLHEFQYNGLDKSGEISRYTSIEFVKMDLEKLLKAIEKFLASSPP, from the coding sequence GTGGAAGTAACAAAACCCTGGATTGATGATAAAAAGTACAAGCAAGATAGATTGATAGAGGCAAAATATGAGGCTGAACTTGCTAGAAGATTTTTAGAGGATGGATTATTTAGAAATGCTGCAGGTAAGGCTTTTCAAGCCTGGAAAGCTTTGTTAGCTTCACTTTCCGTTGATTATATACAAGAGCTTTCTAAGTATTTTAAGGGAAAGAGGAAAATGAGAGATGGAAGAGTAGTCAATTACGTTGAATGGATAATTGCATTAATGCCTACTAGTAAGATGAGTAACGTAGCTCAAATTCTTGATAACTTACTGGGAAATAATATAGAGGCTTACACTGATATTGCGATTAAACTTCATGAATTCCAATATAATGGGTTAGATAAAAGCGGTGAGATAAGCAGATATACATCAATAGAATTCGTAAAAATGGACTTAGAGAAACTTCTGAAGGCAATTGAAAAGTTTCTTGCTTCATCTCCTCCTTAA